A stretch of Cyanobacterium sp. HL-69 DNA encodes these proteins:
- the csc1 gene encoding type I-D CRISPR-associated protein Csc1, protein MTNIYRCEIELHDNLYYATREIGRLYETEAILHNYSLCYALGFVDSKKYKTTVDEENSYTYFCAEQIPKYKQHLTFLNQQRIYVTPARSLYHTSVLNTWKYANNNYHVEMEKTQKNIPSFGRNKEIAPESKFECFIISNNSLRKDSASHIWQWKLPKFIRLGKWMSKAEISIQEIHTPQMKNGDFTYIYPLNPLDVMFTNELISYDVVNMPPVSLIKNVTMKGDYYQISLDENSKQLINIPVNMNYRFE, encoded by the coding sequence ATGACAAATATTTATCGCTGTGAAATTGAACTTCACGATAATCTTTACTATGCTACCCGTGAAATAGGGAGATTATATGAAACAGAAGCAATATTACATAATTACAGTCTTTGCTATGCTTTAGGATTTGTTGATAGTAAAAAATATAAAACAACTGTTGATGAGGAAAATTCATATACTTATTTTTGTGCGGAACAAATTCCCAAGTATAAACAACATTTAACCTTTTTAAATCAACAGAGAATTTATGTTACTCCAGCAAGAAGTCTTTATCATACATCTGTACTGAATACATGGAAATATGCTAACAATAATTATCATGTAGAAATGGAAAAAACTCAAAAAAATATTCCTAGTTTTGGGAGAAATAAAGAAATTGCACCAGAAAGTAAATTTGAGTGTTTTATTATTAGTAATAACTCCTTACGAAAAGATAGTGCTTCTCATATTTGGCAATGGAAATTACCTAAATTTATTAGATTGGGCAAATGGATGAGTAAAGCAGAAATTAGCATTCAAGAAATTCATACACCACAAATGAAAAATGGAGATTTTACTTATATTTACCCTCTTAATCCTTTAGATGTAATGTTTACGAATGAATTAATCAGTTATGACGTAGTTAATATGCCTCCCGTTAGCCTAATAAAAAATGTCACCATGAAAGGGGATTATTATCAAATCAGTCTTGATGAAAACTCTAAACAATTGATTAACATACCAGTAAATATGAATTATCGTTTTGAATAA
- the csc2 gene encoding type I-D CRISPR-associated protein Csc2 translates to MSFLNTIDSKYFHSEISYKPMGKYVHFLTIRVTESYPLFQTDEELNKARVSVGIEDKTPITRLAMFKRKQSSPERLMGRELMRHYGFMTAEECEYNVKFAMDNPDSIIYGFAIGDSGSEKSKVVVDTAFSITSFDESHETFTLNAPYENGTMASKGEEGSKPGEVTSRINQQDHIKPQIFFPSIITLKDPTEASFLYVFNNILRTRHYGAQTTRTGKVKNELIGVIFADGEIVSNLRWTQAIYDHLKKDNKFNDIDPLNEDDVMKSAQEAIAHLMRDEFIVHTDFIGDSFKELLTEIKAIITDEEQLKAVLKQADDETKAYAKKHIKGKQENKKKTTKK, encoded by the coding sequence ATGTCTTTTTTAAATACTATCGATTCTAAATATTTTCACAGTGAAATTTCTTATAAACCCATGGGAAAATACGTTCATTTTCTTACTATTCGAGTTACAGAATCTTATCCCTTATTTCAAACTGATGAAGAATTAAATAAAGCCAGAGTTAGTGTAGGCATTGAAGATAAAACTCCCATTACTCGCCTTGCCATGTTTAAGAGAAAACAATCATCCCCTGAGCGTTTGATGGGGCGTGAATTGATGCGTCATTACGGTTTTATGACAGCAGAAGAATGCGAATATAATGTCAAGTTTGCCATGGATAACCCTGACTCGATTATATATGGATTTGCTATTGGTGATTCTGGTTCAGAAAAATCGAAAGTTGTAGTTGATACGGCTTTCTCGATTACTTCTTTTGATGAATCTCACGAAACTTTTACTCTTAATGCTCCTTACGAAAACGGCACAATGGCATCCAAAGGAGAAGAAGGAAGTAAACCGGGTGAGGTAACAAGTCGAATTAATCAACAAGATCATATTAAACCACAAATATTTTTTCCCAGTATTATCACTCTAAAAGATCCTACTGAAGCAAGTTTTTTATATGTTTTTAATAATATTTTAAGAACTCGTCATTATGGAGCCCAAACTACTCGCACAGGTAAAGTGAAAAATGAATTAATTGGAGTTATTTTTGCCGACGGTGAAATCGTTAGTAATCTACGTTGGACACAAGCCATTTATGATCATTTAAAAAAAGACAATAAATTTAATGATATTGATCCTTTAAATGAAGATGATGTTATGAAATCTGCTCAAGAGGCGATCGCACATTTAATGAGAGATGAATTTATCGTTCACACCGATTTTATAGGTGACTCTTTCAAGGAACTATTAACAGAGATAAAAGCAATTATTACTGACGAAGAGCAATTAAAAGCAGTGTTAAAACAAGCTGACGATGAAACCAAAGCCTATGCGAAAAAACATATAAAAGGCAAGCAAGAAAATAAGAAAAAAACGACTAAAAAATAA
- the cas3 gene encoding type I-D CRISPR-associated helicase Cas3, producing MYQIKLKPVYSCPADDIPQDINLPENWSLSWHQLETFKALNNPNIDVIFNIAMTGDGKSLAAYLDTLQGEKKEQFRYILALYPTNELARDQQAQIKHYIDLFKSNNEPRITRLSGADLEIYAETEEIRKEEAIATKIENSEIIQTNPDILHYLRKGAYLIPKDRPDKLWSPLDNKFNFFVFDEFHIFNAPSIANIINTMLLVRHTNRDKKYLFLSATPETQIIERLQKVGFNCQVIDPYQEQKYQFPDILEKCPELAAKKWRKVVGTIDFIFIPLESSYNASENWIKENKNLILSHFQKHQGCKGAIILNSIASVKRLTPLLQEFLSPLKVQENTSLTGKIDKEKSLQADLVIGTSTIDVGVDFKINFLIFESADAGSFIQRLGRLARHDGYEKKGEIINFDNFTAYALTPNFLVERLFNDQNKNLEQNGIYDRPFFHDQIRNNYRIINNFEGYYQRWAGVLSVLLSSKSGLGHKTIEQQFAGSKEAFKQDCETVFNSSLKKTAFCMRKWGEEWQQLSGKKGNPIVESAISFRGSNELQCGLYDLTEVNECDRFKTYNLPSILSNLDIEPITESKFKQLLEKTKAKTNIPIPKGRFRHCLGFMNLNCYREERLNWKFTYSSDLKAIANSWKVTVLSGIQVYQPDNCWINEINKRLKIQGLVSYVVPYSIWEVKGRLQLPMHFEIYPMDEVGTDEKPPYAIAFGQSALLLDTLAYRLKNKRGESWIC from the coding sequence ATGTATCAAATCAAATTAAAACCAGTTTATTCTTGCCCTGCTGATGATATTCCCCAAGATATTAATTTACCTGAAAACTGGTCTTTATCTTGGCATCAATTAGAAACTTTTAAAGCCCTTAATAATCCTAATATTGATGTTATTTTTAATATAGCAATGACGGGAGATGGTAAAAGTTTAGCTGCTTATTTAGATACTTTACAAGGAGAAAAAAAAGAGCAATTTCGTTATATTTTAGCTTTATATCCTACCAATGAATTAGCAAGAGATCAACAAGCACAAATTAAGCACTACATTGACTTATTTAAATCTAATAATGAGCCTCGTATAACTCGTTTAAGTGGTGCAGATTTAGAAATTTATGCTGAAACAGAAGAAATCAGAAAAGAAGAGGCGATCGCAACTAAAATTGAAAATTCAGAGATTATCCAAACGAATCCAGATATTCTGCATTATCTCAGAAAAGGGGCTTATTTAATACCAAAAGACCGTCCTGATAAATTATGGAGTCCTCTGGATAATAAATTTAATTTTTTTGTGTTTGATGAATTTCATATATTTAATGCTCCGAGCATCGCTAATATTATAAATACAATGTTATTAGTGCGTCACACTAATCGAGATAAAAAATATCTTTTCCTTTCAGCAACTCCAGAAACCCAAATAATTGAAAGATTGCAAAAAGTAGGGTTTAATTGCCAAGTAATTGATCCTTATCAAGAACAAAAATATCAATTTCCTGATATCCTAGAAAAATGCCCAGAATTAGCAGCAAAAAAATGGCGTAAAGTAGTTGGTACAATAGATTTCATTTTTATTCCTTTAGAATCTTCTTACAATGCCTCAGAAAATTGGATTAAAGAAAATAAAAATCTCATTTTATCTCATTTTCAAAAACATCAAGGATGTAAAGGTGCTATTATTCTTAATTCCATCGCTTCTGTTAAACGTTTAACACCTTTATTACAAGAATTTTTATCTCCTTTAAAAGTTCAAGAAAACACAAGTTTGACAGGTAAAATAGACAAAGAAAAATCTTTACAAGCTGATTTAGTTATTGGTACTAGCACGATTGATGTTGGGGTTGATTTTAAAATTAACTTTCTGATTTTTGAATCCGCAGATGCAGGAAGTTTTATTCAAAGATTGGGTAGGTTAGCACGACATGATGGCTATGAAAAGAAAGGGGAAATAATTAATTTTGACAATTTTACTGCTTATGCTTTAACTCCTAATTTTTTAGTGGAAAGACTATTCAATGATCAAAATAAAAACTTAGAACAAAATGGTATTTATGATCGACCTTTTTTTCATGATCAAATTAGAAATAATTATCGTATAATTAATAACTTTGAAGGATATTATCAACGTTGGGCAGGAGTTTTATCAGTATTGCTTAGTAGTAAATCGGGATTAGGACATAAAACCATTGAACAACAATTTGCAGGTAGTAAAGAGGCATTTAAACAAGATTGTGAAACGGTATTTAATTCTAGTCTCAAAAAAACCGCTTTTTGTATGAGAAAATGGGGAGAAGAATGGCAACAATTATCAGGTAAAAAAGGTAATCCCATCGTTGAATCTGCTATTAGTTTTAGAGGTTCAAATGAGCTTCAATGTGGTTTATATGATTTGACAGAAGTTAATGAATGCGATCGTTTTAAAACCTATAATTTACCTAGTATCTTAAGCAATTTAGACATTGAACCGATCACCGAATCTAAATTTAAGCAACTTTTAGAAAAAACTAAAGCTAAAACTAATATACCGATTCCTAAAGGGCGTTTTCGTCATTGTTTAGGCTTTATGAACTTAAATTGTTATCGAGAGGAAAGATTAAATTGGAAATTTACCTATAGTAGTGACTTAAAGGCGATCGCAAATTCTTGGAAAGTAACGGTTTTATCTGGTATCCAAGTCTATCAACCTGATAATTGTTGGATTAATGAGATTAACAAACGACTAAAAATACAAGGATTAGTTAGTTACGTCGTGCCTTATTCCATATGGGAGGTTAAAGGGCGTTTACAATTACCTATGCACTTTGAAATATATCCGATGGATGAGGTAGGCACAGATGAAAAACCCCCCTATGCGATCGCTTTTGGGCAATCGGCTTTACTTCTCGACACTTTAGCATATCGTTTAAAAAATAAAAGAGGTGAATCATGGATTTGCTAG
- a CDS encoding toxin-antitoxin system toxin component — MRDDTERIKDIQEYIEKIEKYVVRGEREFYEDELIQTLIIHNLQIIGEASRATFEQFKAKYCQLDWQDMADFRNLIVYEYFRVDLGVV; from the coding sequence ATGAGAGACGACACAGAAAGAATTAAGGATATTCAAGAATATATTGAAAAAATAGAAAAATATGTTGTTAGAGGAGAAAGAGAATTTTATGAAGATGAATTAATACAGACGTTGATTATCCATAATTTACAAATTATCGGAGAAGCCAGTCGGGCAACATTTGAGCAATTTAAAGCAAAATATTGTCAACTTGATTGGCAAGATATGGCAGATTTTAGAAATTTAATCGTTTATGAATATTTTAGAGTTGATTTAGGTGTTGTTTAG
- a CDS encoding toxin-antitoxin system antidote component has product MNYYDNISDLRTVFKENMNLELLKEKREEIINIASKHGAYNVRVFGSVARGEADEKSDIDFLIDYDIDKITPWFPVRLIRELENLLGKKVDVVTVNGLKQRIKERVLQEAINL; this is encoded by the coding sequence ATGAATTATTATGACAATATAAGTGATTTACGGACAGTATTTAAGGAAAATATGAACTTAGAATTGCTGAAAGAAAAACGAGAAGAAATCATCAACATAGCCTCAAAGCATGGAGCATATAATGTGCGTGTATTTGGCTCGGTTGCAAGGGGAGAAGCAGACGAAAAAAGCGATATTGACTTTTTGATTGATTATGACATAGATAAAATTACCCCTTGGTTTCCTGTGAGGTTAATTAGAGAATTGGAAAACCTTTTAGGTAAAAAAGTTGATGTTGTCACCGTTAATGGGTTGAAACAACGTATTAAAGAGCGGGTTTTACAGGAGGCAATTAATTTATGA
- the iscS gene encoding cysteine desulfurase → MQIYLDSCATTAPRMEVINLMQEILQKGWGNPSSLHRWGERATLALEKARWQVASFINAPSPDSIIFTSGGTEADNLAVFGITSQYATPQHIIISAVEHSAIALPAQMLEDKGWQVTRLPVNRKGRVNPQDLAQAIQDNTVLVSIIYGQSEVGTIQPIKELTTIAKSNGVLFHTDAVQVAGRLTIDVEDLGVDLLSLSAHKYYGIQGAGALYIRAGVKLEPSGGGGGQEKGLRSGTQALGAIASMGLASHLAQQELESESLRLRELRDYLFELLSPCPYLAFTGDLLHRLPHHASFLINSDSKQLTGRKMVRELNFAGIGISAGSACNSGKSQPSNTLVAMGYSEDEAVKGIRISLDRHTTKEDIAWTAMVIEQVIQRII, encoded by the coding sequence ATGCAGATTTACCTTGATTCCTGTGCCACTACTGCCCCTCGTATGGAGGTAATTAATTTGATGCAGGAAATATTACAAAAGGGATGGGGTAATCCTTCTAGTTTACATCGCTGGGGAGAAAGGGCTACTTTGGCGCTGGAAAAAGCCAGATGGCAGGTTGCGTCTTTTATTAATGCACCTTCTCCTGATTCTATCATTTTCACTTCAGGTGGTACGGAGGCGGATAATTTGGCAGTTTTTGGTATTACTTCTCAATATGCTACCCCCCAACATATCATTATATCTGCGGTGGAACACAGTGCGATCGCCCTTCCTGCCCAGATGTTAGAGGATAAAGGGTGGCAAGTAACCCGTTTACCCGTCAACCGTAAAGGAAGAGTAAACCCCCAAGACTTAGCCCAAGCCATCCAAGATAATACTGTTTTAGTATCAATTATTTACGGACAAAGCGAAGTAGGCACCATTCAACCCATCAAAGAATTAACCACCATTGCCAAAAGTAACGGGGTTTTATTCCATACCGATGCGGTACAAGTGGCAGGGCGTTTAACCATTGATGTAGAGGATTTGGGAGTAGATTTATTATCTCTTTCCGCCCACAAATATTACGGCATTCAAGGGGCAGGGGCTTTATATATCCGTGCAGGGGTAAAATTAGAGCCTTCTGGGGGTGGCGGTGGTCAGGAAAAAGGGTTAAGATCTGGTACACAGGCATTAGGTGCGATCGCATCTATGGGTTTAGCGTCTCACCTCGCCCAACAAGAATTAGAATCCGAAAGCCTTAGACTTAGAGAATTAAGAGATTATCTTTTTGAACTATTATCCCCATGTCCTTATTTAGCGTTTACAGGGGATTTATTACACCGTTTGCCCCATCATGCTAGTTTTCTCATAAACTCCGATTCAAAGCAACTTACGGGGCGTAAAATGGTCAGAGAATTAAATTTTGCAGGTATCGGCATAAGTGCAGGATCAGCTTGTAACAGCGGTAAAAGTCAGCCATCAAATACCCTCGTTGCCATGGGTTACAGTGAAGATGAAGCCGTAAAAGGTATTAGAATTAGTTTAGATCGTCATACCACCAAAGAAGATATAGCATGGACAGCCATGGTAATAGAGCAAGTTATTCAACGAATTATCTGA
- the rpmF gene encoding ribosomal protein L32 — MAVPKKKTSKSKRDQRKAHWKRKAKFQAEKALSLGKSVLTGNSNSFVYPTKDEDETEE; from the coding sequence ATGGCAGTACCTAAGAAGAAAACATCTAAATCTAAAAGAGATCAACGTAAAGCCCATTGGAAAAGAAAAGCTAAATTCCAAGCAGAAAAAGCACTATCTTTAGGAAAATCCGTCTTAACTGGCAACTCCAACAGTTTTGTTTATCCCACCAAGGATGAAGACGAAACCGAAGAGTAA
- a CDS encoding Cell envelope-associated transcriptional attenuator LytR-CpsA-Psr, subfamily M, translating to MARRKKKSPVIKGIVWGSVLILTAGASAMVGMSVALNGELPFDMEAIWQKIDGVRQAGLSALWQRKLERPVNILVMGVDIQPGVDANSDQRFSARSDTMLLVRLDPHSNSLNMLSIPRDTRVRLPNGNWDKVNAANAIGGIDLTKRVLQNNFNNIPIDKYVRITTESFKELVDAVGGVDVYVPMDMEYSDHTQGLYINLKEGQQVLNGDQAEQFVRYRGDNLGDIGRVKRQQIILQAIKNKLQSPMVIIRLPQILKVVDKNVDTDLTNGEIITLMSFAKGLEQNGFNTTLLPGRPSQPWEYRLSYWLISENEKNQVIQPYLNR from the coding sequence GTGGCAAGAAGAAAAAAAAAATCTCCCGTAATCAAAGGCATTGTCTGGGGTAGCGTCCTGATTTTAACCGCAGGGGCTTCAGCGATGGTGGGAATGTCCGTGGCTTTAAATGGGGAACTTCCTTTTGATATGGAAGCAATTTGGCAAAAAATAGACGGTGTCAGACAAGCTGGTTTAAGTGCTTTATGGCAAAGAAAACTCGAACGTCCTGTTAATATTTTAGTGATGGGAGTTGACATTCAGCCGGGGGTTGATGCAAATTCAGATCAAAGATTTTCCGCCCGTAGCGATACTATGTTATTAGTGCGTTTAGATCCTCATAGTAATAGTTTAAATATGTTGTCTATTCCTAGGGATACTAGGGTTAGACTTCCTAATGGTAATTGGGATAAAGTTAACGCTGCCAATGCTATTGGGGGAATTGATTTAACCAAGAGGGTATTACAAAATAATTTCAATAATATTCCCATCGATAAATATGTGCGCATTACCACCGAATCGTTTAAGGAGTTGGTTGATGCAGTGGGGGGGGTTGATGTTTATGTACCCATGGATATGGAATATAGCGATCACACTCAGGGATTATATATTAATCTAAAGGAAGGACAACAGGTATTAAATGGAGATCAAGCAGAGCAGTTTGTGAGATATAGGGGAGATAATTTGGGGGATATTGGTAGGGTAAAAAGACAACAAATCATATTACAAGCCATAAAAAATAAATTACAATCCCCCATGGTAATTATTCGACTACCTCAAATTTTAAAGGTGGTGGATAAAAACGTTGATACCGACTTAACCAACGGAGAAATTATCACTCTGATGTCTTTTGCCAAAGGATTAGAGCAAAATGGTTTTAATACTACCCTTTTACCCGGGCGCCCTAGTCAACCATGGGAATATCGTCTTAGTTATTGGCTAATTTCTGAAAACGAAAAAAATCAAGTAATTCAACCGTATTTAAATCGATAA
- the pilD gene encoding bifunctional prepilin peptidase / N-methyltransferase PilD yields MPIAPYLVNLIVFVLGACIGSFLNVVIYRLPAKISLIHPPSRCPHCLHPLGITENVPVFGWLWLGGKCRWCKTPISFRYPLVEAITGLLFVFIFLQFGISWLTLGYFIFVSWLISLALIDFDTLTLPNVLTQTGLVVGLIFQTALGFLHNGIAGASQFLFTAILSAVIGIWLFDAILIVGTFVFGKPAMGGGDPKLVAMIGVWLGWQNVLITGFLACLVGTFFGLSAIALGGLKKGQPMPFGPFLVVGAIITLFYGDGLLSAYLDYMFN; encoded by the coding sequence ATGCCGATCGCTCCTTATTTGGTAAATTTAATAGTATTCGTATTAGGTGCTTGTATTGGTAGTTTTCTAAACGTAGTCATATATCGCCTCCCTGCCAAAATTTCCCTAATTCATCCCCCCTCCCGTTGCCCCCATTGTTTGCATCCCCTCGGAATAACGGAAAATGTACCTGTATTTGGTTGGTTATGGTTAGGGGGAAAATGTCGTTGGTGCAAAACTCCCATTTCTTTTCGCTATCCATTGGTTGAGGCGATAACGGGGTTATTATTTGTATTTATCTTTTTACAATTTGGTATCTCTTGGCTGACGTTAGGTTATTTCATCTTTGTCAGTTGGTTAATTTCCCTTGCCCTTATCGATTTCGATACTTTAACTTTGCCCAATGTTTTAACCCAAACGGGGCTGGTGGTGGGTTTAATTTTTCAAACTGCTTTGGGATTTCTTCATAATGGCATTGCGGGGGCTAGTCAATTTTTGTTCACTGCCATTTTAAGTGCGGTAATTGGTATCTGGTTATTTGATGCCATTTTAATTGTGGGTACTTTTGTTTTTGGTAAACCTGCCATGGGAGGAGGAGATCCCAAATTAGTGGCGATGATTGGGGTATGGTTAGGATGGCAAAATGTTCTTATAACGGGCTTTCTGGCTTGTTTAGTGGGTACTTTTTTCGGACTAAGTGCGATCGCCCTTGGAGGTTTAAAGAAAGGGCAACCCATGCCTTTTGGCCCTTTTTTGGTAGTAGGTGCCATTATTACCTTGTTTTATGGTGACGGGTTACTTTCGGCTTACCTCGATTATATGTTCAATTAA
- the menF gene encoding menaquinone-specific isochorismate synthase MenF, whose protein sequence is MPVIPDNHFLTDYSQKLKELIFLSHPVTDNDAQIVSISQEISPMDLLVFLAMLKPENQVSFYCENQRKQEAVVAIGAIKSLEVKNEGGEVNGGYNRFEQCQNFIEDSKGKIIFEDNLDSQKIPYFFSSFNFLEHSSDSYQAFPQAKIFIPYIQLVKKANSYLVIVNTFYQKNAPELNLIKQYLKQDFSQNILHYYHRVHHSQCTPCRYTLEKSDYHNFTDKVNHSLKAIASEKLTKIVVAHALEIKLEDNFNITKSLTNLRDNHPDCYIFCVGNEKEEFFLGASPERLLSIQDRQLVTDALAGSAPRGKSDYDDSLLGENLLHSEKEKREHQFVSDYIFEKLSIMGLSPKRASLQLLKLSNIQHLWTPIYAEIIEERNPLEIIAQLHPTPAVAGVPIDIACAEIENYENFDRSLYAAPIGWLDTNGNCEFIVGIRSALIQGNRARLYAGAGIVAGSKPEQELTEIELKFQALLQALV, encoded by the coding sequence ATGCCGGTCATTCCCGATAACCATTTTTTAACCGATTACTCTCAAAAACTCAAAGAATTAATTTTTTTATCCCACCCTGTCACAGATAATGACGCACAAATTGTATCTATTTCTCAGGAAATAAGTCCTATGGATTTATTGGTTTTTCTTGCCATGTTAAAACCAGAAAATCAAGTGTCTTTCTACTGTGAAAATCAAAGAAAACAAGAGGCTGTTGTTGCTATTGGGGCGATAAAAAGTTTAGAGGTAAAAAATGAAGGTGGGGAGGTGAATGGGGGTTATAATCGCTTTGAGCAATGCCAAAATTTTATAGAAGATAGTAAGGGTAAAATAATCTTTGAAGATAACCTAGATAGTCAAAAAATTCCTTACTTTTTCTCTTCTTTCAATTTTCTTGAACATAGTTCAGATAGTTATCAGGCTTTTCCCCAAGCCAAAATATTCATTCCTTATATACAGTTAGTAAAAAAGGCTAATAGTTATCTAGTAATTGTTAATACTTTTTATCAAAAAAATGCCCCTGAGCTAAACTTAATTAAGCAATATTTAAAACAAGACTTTAGTCAAAATATACTACATTATTATCATCGAGTTCACCATTCTCAATGTACCCCTTGTCGTTATACCTTAGAAAAATCTGACTATCATAATTTTACCGATAAAGTTAATCATAGCCTAAAGGCGATCGCCTCGGAAAAACTAACTAAAATTGTTGTCGCCCATGCCCTAGAAATAAAATTAGAAGACAACTTCAACATCACCAAATCCTTAACCAACCTCCGAGACAATCACCCCGACTGTTACATCTTCTGTGTCGGTAACGAAAAAGAAGAATTTTTCCTTGGGGCAAGTCCAGAAAGACTATTATCTATACAAGATAGACAATTAGTAACCGATGCCCTTGCAGGTTCAGCACCAAGGGGCAAAAGCGATTATGATGATAGTTTATTGGGGGAAAATCTGCTCCATAGTGAAAAAGAAAAAAGAGAACATCAGTTTGTGAGTGACTATATTTTTGAGAAACTCTCTATCATGGGTTTAAGCCCCAAAAGAGCATCACTACAACTATTAAAACTATCCAACATTCAACATCTTTGGACACCCATTTATGCTGAAATCATAGAAGAGCGTAATCCACTGGAAATTATTGCCCAGTTGCACCCTACCCCCGCTGTGGCAGGTGTCCCCATCGATATAGCCTGTGCAGAGATTGAAAACTATGAAAATTTTGATCGCTCTTTGTATGCTGCCCCCATTGGCTGGTTAGATACTAATGGTAATTGTGAGTTTATTGTCGGTATTCGCTCGGCACTCATTCAAGGTAATCGTGCTAGATTATATGCTGGGGCTGGAATTGTCGCAGGTTCAAAACCAGAGCAGGAGTTAACGGAAATTGAGCTTAAATTTCAAGCTCTTCTACAAGCCTTGGTGTAG
- the menA gene encoding 1,4-dihydroxy-2-naphthoate phytyltransferase MenA, with translation MTITNPITGPEQHKKRKLWLAAIKPPMYTVAVIPISFGTALAYYATGTINLSIYITFLLSAIAIIAWLNLTNDVFDADTGIDVNKHHSVVNLTGNKTLVFWIANIILLLGLGGIFLINWWQQDWTVLWLILVSCFLGYTYQGPPFRLGYQGLGEIICFFTFGPMAIASAYYSQNQSFYFNSLVISSIIGISTSIILFCSHFHQVEDDLKAGKKSPIVRLGTKTGANVLIISVALVYLLSTIFVFTGQLPQQCLLIWFSFPVAYQLINHVNQYHAQPEKIKNSKFIAVNFHFLSGLLLCLGLCFS, from the coding sequence ATGACGATTACTAATCCTATCACCGGGCCTGAGCAACATAAAAAAAGGAAGCTATGGTTAGCGGCGATTAAGCCTCCTATGTACACTGTCGCTGTCATTCCTATCAGTTTTGGTACTGCTTTGGCTTACTATGCCACGGGTACTATTAATCTTTCTATTTATATCACTTTTTTGTTAAGTGCGATCGCCATTATTGCTTGGTTAAATCTCACTAACGATGTTTTTGATGCTGACACGGGCATTGACGTTAATAAACATCACTCGGTAGTCAATCTCACGGGGAATAAAACCCTTGTCTTTTGGATTGCTAACATTATTTTACTCCTTGGTTTGGGAGGTATTTTCCTTATCAACTGGTGGCAACAAGATTGGACGGTATTATGGCTTATCCTTGTGAGTTGTTTCTTGGGTTACACCTACCAAGGGCCTCCCTTTCGTCTTGGTTATCAAGGGTTAGGGGAAATTATCTGTTTTTTTACTTTTGGACCAATGGCGATCGCATCTGCCTATTATAGTCAAAATCAGTCATTTTATTTTAATTCTTTAGTTATTTCCAGTATTATTGGCATTTCTACCTCTATTATTCTTTTTTGCTCCCATTTTCACCAAGTAGAAGATGATTTAAAAGCAGGTAAAAAATCCCCTATCGTGCGCCTCGGCACAAAAACAGGGGCAAATGTGCTAATAATTTCCGTTGCCCTCGTTTATCTTCTAAGTACAATTTTCGTATTTACGGGGCAATTACCCCAACAATGTTTATTAATTTGGTTTAGTTTTCCCGTTGCCTATCAATTAATTAACCATGTCAATCAATATCACGCTCAACCAGAAAAAATTAAAAACAGTAAATTTATTGCTGTTAATTTCCATTTTCTTAGTGGTTTATTATTGTGTTTAGGACTGTGTTTCTCTTAA